The Thioalkalivibrio nitratireducens DSM 14787 DNA segment AAGCCAACCGCTTCGATTCGATTCCCCCGGCGTATGTGCGCGGCTACCTGCGTGCGGTTGCACGGGAACTGGGGGCCGACGCCGAGGGCTGGATCCGGGCTTACGAGGGGATGGGATATGCCGACCCGGTGGTACGGCCCACGGTGCAGCGCAACCCTTCCGGGCATTGGGGGCTCAGCGGGGCGGTCTGGTACACGATGGTGGCTGCGATCCTTGTGACCGCATTCGGCCTCGGCATCTATGCCTGGACCGAGGGCGAGCCGGAACGAACGAATCCGCTGGCCCGCCTCGTGACCTGGGTTGGCGAGATTCCGTCCCGGTTCGCGTCCGCGCCGCCTGAACCGGTGGCGCCCGACCACGAGCCCCTTGCCGGCGTATCGCCTGCCCCGGCAGTGCCCTCGGACGAAGGCATCGGCGTCACCCGGGGAGAGGATGGACGACCCCCGGGCCCGGTGACCGAGCCCCTGGTTCTGGAGCCGCTTTCGGGGCCGATTGCACCGTCTGCCGAGTTGGAGACCGCTCCGCCGCTTCAGGATCCCGCGCCGGCGGGCGCGCGCTCCCCGGCAGCGCCGCAAACGGTCGCGCCACCACGGCAACCGGAGCCCGCGGGCACCGACCCGGCTCCCGCGACGCCCCCCGGGGTCGAGACTGACGCGCCTTCGCCGGAAGTGCCCGTACCGGATACGGCGGTGACAGAAGCGCTGGAACCCGCTGTGGCGCGGCCGGACACGGAGAGCGCCGTTCTGAGCCTGATGTTCGAGGACACCTCGTGGGTGGAAGTCCGTTCGGCATCCGACCGCGTCGAACTTCGCGGTATCTACCATGCGGGCGACGAGCAGCGCGTGGTCGTGGAACTGCCGGCGCGGGTGGTGCTGGGCAACGCACCGGGCGTGCGCCTGGTGCGCGACGCCGCGCCCCTCGATCTGGCGCCGCACACGCGCGGCGACCGCACCGCCCGATTCAGCGTGGAAGTCGAATGATGGTCGCCCGCACCCGTACCGGGGGTGGTAGGAGCTGCCAACCATGAAGGCGATCCAATCGATCCGGGGGATGCACGACACCCTGCCCGAAACCGTCCACGTGTGGCAGCACCTCGAGGGGCGGCTCCGTGCGCTGCTCGATGCCTACGGCTACCAGGAGATCCGCCTTCCGGCGGTCGAGTTCACCGAACTGTTCGCGCGTTCCATCGGTGATGTCACCGATATCGTCGAGAAGGAAATGTACACCTTCGAGGACCGCAACGGCGACCGGCTCAGCCTGAGGCCGGAGGGCACCGCGGGCTGCGTGCGCGCAGGCATCGAGCATGGCCTGCTGCACAACCAAGTACAGCGTCTCTGGTATCAGGGGCCGATGTTCCGGCACGAGCGGCCCCAGAAGGGGCGCTACCGGCAGTTCCACCAGGTAGGCATGGAGGTCTTCGGGTTGCAGGGGCCGGACGTGGACGCCGAGATGCTGGCGTTCACCGCGCGGCTGTGGAAAGCGCTCGGTCTCCGGAACCTGCGCCTCGAGCTCAACACACTCGGTACGCCGGCGAGCCGGCTTCGGTATCGGGAACGCCTGATCGGCTATTTCGAGGCGCGCCGGGACGGTCTGGATCCGGAAGCGCTGCGGCGCCTGCACGAGAACCCGCTGCGTCTGCTCGACAGCAAGCATCCGGATACCGCGGCAATCGCACGCGAGGCGCCGACGCTGCTGGACGATCTCGACGCCGACTCGCGTGCACACTTCGAGGGGCTGCGTGCGCATCTGGATGCGCTGGGGATCGCGTACACCCATAACCCCCGGCTGGTCCGTGGCCTGGATTACTACACCCATACCGTGTTCGAGTGGATCACCGACGAACTTGGTGCGCAGGGGACTGTCTGTGCCGGAGGGCGCTACGACGGCCTGGTCGAACAGCTGGGCGGGCGTGCTACTCCGGCGATCGGGTTGGCCATGGGCCTCGAACGCTTGGTCAGCCTGCTGACCGGGCAGTCCGCGGCGCCGGCGCCGGAAGGCCCCGACATCTATCTTGTGGTACCCGGCGACGATGCCCGGATCCAGGCGCTGGTGCTGGCCGAGCGCTTGCGAGATACGCTGCCCCGGCTGCGTCTGGTGCTCAACTGCGGTGGCGGCAGCATCAAGGCGCAGATGAAGAAGGCGGACAGGACCGGCGCTCGCTACGCGGTGATCCTCGGACCGGACGAAATCGCTGCCGGTACCGCTGTGGTCAAGGCGTTGCGCGATCCCGGGGCGGGTCAACTGACCGTGTCCCAGGACGACCTGGCCGCCCTGATGCAGGCCCGGCTGGACCGATGAACCGGAATCACTCCGGAGGAAACAGACGATGAGTTACCTCACCGACGAGGAAAAAGCGGAGGCCATCAAGAAATGGTGGTCGGACAACGGTGCGGCCGTGATCGGCGGGCTGGTGCTCGGCATCGCCGGACTGTTCGGGTGGAACTGGTGGACCGACCGTCAGGCCTCCAAGGCCGAGGTTGCTTCGGAGATCTACATGGCGGTGCTGTCGCATGTCAATGCCGGCCAGCATGCGCAGGCTTCCGCCCTGGCCACGGAACTGGTGGAGAAGGGGCGCCGTACCCCGTATGCCGCGATGGGGTGGTCGCTGATCGCCGATCTGGCGGTACGGCAGGAGGATGACCAGCGCGCGATCCATGCCCTGGAACAGGCACGGGAGGCCGCCCGCGACAAGGGCTACCGGCAGGTGGTCACTCTGCGCCTGGTCCGGCACCTGGTGGTTGGGGAACGGTTCGATGAGGCCGAGGCGCTGCTGGGCGAGATCCGTGACGAGCCGTTCGCCGGTCTGCGGGCCGAACTCCACGGTGACGTTGCCCGGGCCCGCGGGCAAACCGAGCGTGCGCGGGAGTTCTACGAAGAGGCCCTCGCGGCAGGGCACAATACCGAATATCTCCGCCTGAAGCTCGATGAACTGTCCGCATAAGGGGAACCCGACGCCATGATCTCCGTTGCGCTGCGTCTTTCGCTGGCGGCCGTGCTGGTCCTGTCTCTGGCGGCCTGTGGTCTGTGGTCCAGGGATACGACCGAACCGCCCGCTCCGCTACCGGAGTTCGCGGCGCTGGGTAACCCGGTAACACTATGGTCGCGCTCGATCGGAGGCAGTGGTGACCGCTACCTTTGGCAGGTGCAGCCGGGCGTGACCGACCGTCTGGTGGTGGCCGCCGATGCCAGGGGGCGTGTGACCGCGCTGGACCGTGATTCGGGCAGCCCGCGCTGGGAGACGCGGCTGCGCGATGTGCGCATCTCGTCCGGGGTCGGTGTCGGCGGCGGCGTCGCCGTCGTCGGCACGCTGGACGGCGAGGCGATCGCGCTGAACCTCGACAATGGCGATGAGATCTGGCGTGCCGAACTCTCGAGCGAGGTGCTCGGGATCTCGGAGGTGGCCGGCGGATTGGTGGTCGCGCGTACCAACGATGGACGTCTGCATGCGCTGGATGCGGCCTCGGGTTCCGCCCAGTGGACCGTGCTGCGGACGACGCCCGCACTGAGCCTGCGTGGTGCCCAGGTGCCGCTGATGTTGCCCGGGCGGGTGCTCGCGAGTTTCGACAACGGGCGCATGATGATGCTCGGGGCCGGGCGCGGGAACGCGCTGTGGGAGGCGACGCTGGCGGTACCGTCGGGGCGTTCGGATTTGGAACGCCTGATCGATGCCGACGGCCACATCCCGCTGTACCGGGGCGTGGCCTTCGCTGCCACCTACCAGGGCCGGCTGGCCGCAGTGGCGCTGGACAGCGGTGACCTGATCTGGGCCCGGGAGTTCTCGTCCTATCAGGGTGGTGATATCGATCCCGAACTCGAGACCCTGGTGATGACGGCGAGCGACAGTCACGTCTGGGGCCTAGATCCGCGCAACGGCGGCGATCTCTGGCAGCAGCGGGATCTGCGTCTGCGCGGCCTGACCGCGCCGGTGGTGGTCGGAGACCAAGCCGTGGTGGGCGACTACCAGGGTTATCTGCACTGGCTCAGCGTCCGCGACGGCGGCATCGTGGCACGCACCCGTCCAGGTTCGGGGGCGATCGTGAGCCGGCCGGTGCTGCGTGACGGCGTGCTGTACGTGCTGGCCGCCAATGGCCAACTCAGTGCGGTCCGTGCGCGCGTCGGCGATGACTGAGATCGCTTCCGGTGCCGGGCTGTCCGACCCGGCGCTCCGGACCCTTGCGATGATACCGGTGATCGCCCTGGTTGGGCGACCCAATGTAGGCAAGTCCACGCTGTTCAACCAGCTGACCCGTTCCCGGGACGCGTTGGTCGCGGATCTCCCGGGCCTGACGCGTGATCGGCAGTACGGGATCGGCCGCGTCGGCGGCTTCCCGTACATGGTCGTCGATACCGGCGGACTCTCGGGCGACGACGACGCGATGGACGCGGCGATGGCCCAGCAGACGCGGCAGGCGGTCGGCGAGGCCGACCTGGTGCTGCTGTTGGTCGACGCGCGCGCGGGCCTGACCGCACAGGATGAGGCGATCGCCCGCGATCTCCGCGCTCAGGGCGCACGCGCCCTCCTGGTCGCGAACAAGACCGACGGACTCGACATCGACTCGGCGACCGCGGAGTTCCATGCTCTGGGTCTGGGTGCCATCGTACCGATTGCGGCCGCGCACGGGCGTGGTGTCGCTGGGCTGATGCAGCGCGTGCGCGACACGCTGGTTGCGGACGCTGGAGAAGTGGCCGGGGCCGCCGTTCCCGGTTCCGACGAGGCGCTGGACCGCTGGCCCGGGATCCGCGTCGCGCTGGTGGGCCGCCCGAACGTCGGCAAGTCCACGCTGATCAACCGGCTGCTGGGCGAGGTACGGGTTGTCGCGACGCCGATCGCGGGAACCACGCGTGACAGCATCTTCATTCCGTTCGAGCGCGACGGCCAGGACTACACGCTGATCGACACCGCCGGTGTGCGGCGCCGGGCCCGCGTGCAGGACACGGTCGAGAAGTTCAGTGTCGTCAAGACGCTGCAGGCGATCGAGGCGGCGCACGTGGTGATCATGGTGCTCGACGCGCAGGCGGGGATCGCGGATCAGGATGCGCACCTGCTGGGCATGGTGCTGGATGCGGGCCGGGCGCTGGTGCTGGCGGTGAACAAGTGGGATGGGCTGGAACCGGATCTGCGCGAACGCGTGCGCGTCGACCTCGAGCGCAAGCTGGGCTTTCTGCGCTTCGCGCGCATGCGGCTGGTCTCGGCGCTGCACGGCACCAATGTCGGCCACCTGCTCGAAGACGTGCGCGAGGCCTACGCCAGCGCGTTCGCCGAGCTGTCCACGCCGCGGCTTTCGCGTCTGCTCGAGTCGGCGGTGGCCGAGCATGCACCGCCGCTGGTGGGGCACCACCGCATCAAGCTGCGATACGCGCACCAGGGCGGCCAGAATCCGCCGGTGATCGTGATCCACGGCAACCAGACCGAGTCGCTTCCGGGTAGCTACAGGCGTTTCCTCGAAAATTTCTTCCGCACGCACCTGGGGCTGGTCGGCACGCCGCTGCGCCTCGAGTTCCGCAGCGGCAAGAACCCGTTTGCCGGGCGCAGGAACGTGCTGACCGAACGCCAGCAGCGCAAGCGCAAGCGGCTGCTTCGGCACGTGAAGCGGCGCTGAGGGCGACCGATGACGACGTTGTCCGCGCGAGCACAGGCGCTGGAACCGTTCCGGGTGATGCAGATTCTGTCGCAGGCGCAGGAGCGCGAGGCGGCGGGCGCCGACGTGATCCACTTGGAGGTGGGCGAACCCGATTTCCCGACGCCCGGACCGATCGTGGCCGCCGCGCAGCGGGCGCTCGCCGCCGGCCGCACGAGGTACACCGCTGCGCACGGCACTACGGCGCTGCGCAGGGCGATCGCGGACGACTACTGGCGCCGGTTCGGGCTGGACCTGGATCCCGAGCGGGTGGTAGTGACCGCGGGTGCGTCGGCGGCGATCTTGCTGGCGCTCGCGGCCGGAACCGACCCGGGTGACGGCGTGCTGCTGCCTGACCCGGGCTATGCCTGCAACCGCCAGTTCGTGCATGCGCTGGGTGCGCGCGCGGAGCTGCTCCCGGTCACTGCGGAACAGGACTTTCAGCCGACCGCGGGACATATCGCCGCGGCCTGGAGCGCGGAGACCCGGGCGGTGATGCTCGCATCACCGTCGAACCCGACCGGCACCCTGCTGCCCGCTGCCGAGATCGCCGCGATCTCGGAAACGGTGTGCGCCCGCGACGGGGTGCTGATCGTCGACGAAATCTACAGCCGGCTGGTATTCGACGGTCCGCCGCAGACCGCGCTCGCAGTTGCGCCGAACGCGCTGATCCTGAACAGCTTTTCCAAGTACTACGCGATGACCGGCTGGCGGCTGGGCTGGATGATCGTTCCCGAGACCTGGACCGAGCCGGTACGCAGGCTGGCGCAGAACCTGTTCGTGGCCCCGTCGACGCTCGCCCAGGAGGCGGCGCTCGCGGCCTTCGATCCCGAGACCGAGGCGTTGCTGCAGGCCCAGGTGCGGGAACTCGGTGATCGCCGCGACTTCCTGCTGTCGACCCTTCCGTCGCTGGGGCTGCCGGTGCGCGCGCGGCCCGGGGGCGCGTTCTACATCTACGCCGACAGCACCGGCCATGGCCTCGACTCCGATGCACTCTGCGCCCGGCTGCTGCAGGAGGCCGCGGTCGCGCTCACGCCCGGAACCGACTTCAGTCCAAGCAGCGGCGCCGACCATCTCCGGGTCGCGTACACGCAGCCTCGGGAGCGCCTCGCCGAGGCCGTGGCGCGCATCGACCGGGTACTCGCACGCTGAATCGCTGGACCACCCGTTCGGTTCTGGCGCGCTTCAGAAGATCAGCTTTCCGCGTAGTCCGCGTACATCCGCTCCACGTCGTCCCGGTGGCGGGCCAGAATGCGTTCGCGCTTCATCTTCAGCGTGGGGGTCAGCAGGCCATCGTCGATCGTCCAGGGCTCGCGCAATGCCGTCAGCCGCCGGATCCGCGCATAGCCGGGAAAGTCCTTGAGCTGTGCCTGCACGCGTGCCAGCAGACTGCGTTCGACGAAACGGCTGCGAAGGTCGTCGTCACCGTCCGGGTTCACGTCGAGCTCGCGTGCGTACTCGCGCCAGGCGGCGGCATCGAGCACCACCAGCGCGGACAGGAACGCACGCCCCTCGCCGATCACCAGTACCTGGTCGAACAGCGGGTCGAGCTGGATGGACATTTCCATGTCGGCGGGCGGCACCTTTTCGCCGTTGCCGAGCACGATGATGTCCTTGATGCGCCCGGTAATGAACACGAAGCCCTGTGCGTCGATCCGCGCCTTGTCGCCGGTATGCAGCCAGCCGTCGGGGTCGATCGTGGCTGCGGTGGCCTCGTCGTCCCGCCAGTAGCCGAGCATCACGCTGGGACTGCGGGTGAGCAGTTCGTCCTGCTCGCCGATCCGGATCTCGACGCCCGGCAGCGGCTTGCCGATCGACGCGGGCAGGTTTTCATCGGGACGGTTCACCGTGACCACCGGGCTGGCCTCGGTGAGTCCGTAGCCGTGGTACACCGGCAGCCCCAGTCCGATGAAGAAGCGAGCGATGGACGGGGGCAGCGGCGCACCGCCGCAGACGGCGTACTCCAGGCGCCCGCCCAGGCGTTCCAGTACCTTGTGCGCGACCAGGCGCCCGAGCAACGGCCAAAGCAGCAGGCGGGGCGACCAGCCGGCACGTTGCTGGATGTGTTCGAATCGCGCCCATCCGGCATCGACCGTGGTTCGGAACAGGAGCCGGGCCAGAGCCGATTTCTGCTTCAGGCCGGCCTGGATCTTCGCGTAGACGCTCTCGTAGATGCGCGGCACGGACACCAGCACCGTCGGCTGCACGACCCGCAGGTCTTCGGCGAGCTGCGGGATCGAGCGCGCAAACACCACCTCCGCGCCGACGACCATGGGCAGGAAACACCCCGCGGTGCGTTCCAACGTATGTGACAGCGGCAGGAACGAGAGGAAGACGTCTTCGCCCCCCAGGGGCGCGCACCGGGAAGCCGCGTGCGCATTGAACAGCAGCGCGCGGTGGGACAGCATCACGCCCTTCGGGCGCCCGGTGGTTCCCGAGGTATAGACGATCGTGGCGAGGCTGTCCGGTTCCTCCAGCCGCGTGACGAGGTCACCTTCGAGTCCGAACAGCCAGTCGGCAGCGGCTGTCAGGCGGGGGTCCCCGGGGACGCTGTCGTCATCGAAACCGCGCAGCGAGACGATTGTGGTGACCGTCTGTAGCCGGTCCCGCACCGGCAGCAGCCGTTGCCATTGCGTCCTGTCCTCCAGCAGCAGGAGCTTCACCCCGGCCTGCTCGACGATATAGGCGACATTGTCCGGACGATCGTCGGTGTACAGCGGAACCGTGACCAGGCCCAGCCCCAGCGCTGCCTGGTCGAACGTGATCCATTCGCGACAGTTGCGCAGCATCATCGCCACCCGGTCGCCGGGTTCCAGTCCCTCGCGTTTCAGGGCCATCTGCCAGCGCCCGACTTCGCACGCCATTTCGGCCCAGGTGCTTCGCGTCCAGGAGCCCCGGGCTGCGTCGAACTGCCGGTAGGCCACCTTGTGCGGGCTGGCCTCGACGCGTTCCCGGAACAGCCCCGCCAGGCTGCCCGCGCGCTCCGGCGTGATCACGGTCGTGGTCATGGTGCTCCTGTGGTCGCTGTCGGGTGCCGGGTGTCTCCGCCGTTCGCGGCTGGAGGCGCCCATAGTGCTACAGGAACGCCACTGCTGCCAGCCGACGGGTCAGAGTCCCAGCGGATGGCGCACGGGTTCGATCGCGAGCGTGCCCTGGAACAATGTCCAGCCGACGAAGAAGATCACCGCGCCGCCGGCGAGGCCGACCGCGGGTCCAGCGTAGCGCAGTCCGGAGAGGGGGGTGGGGCGCAGCAGGCGCCGGGTCCAGTCCCGGGCCTGGACCGCAAGGAATGCGAGGACCGATACCGTGATCGCGGTGCCCAGCGACATGGCCAGCACCGCCGCGATCCCCGCGGCCCAGATGCCGAGCAGATACGACACGGCCATTACCAGCACCGCTCCCGAGCACGGGCGAATCCCGACCGCGAACACCGTCGCGTACCAGGGGCCGCGCTGGGTCGGGTCGACGTGGTGCGGTGTGCCGCAGCCGCAACCCGGGTGATGGACATGGCCCGGGCCGCCCGGGGCCGGAGCCAGCCGGGGTGCTGAGGAAGGACCGGTCTCGTCCGGGGCGATGCGCGCGAACCGTGGAGCGGAAGGGTCGTCCTTGTCGGGAGTCGCCCGTGGAGCCCCGACCGGCAGGCCGACACCAGCGGACCGCGCCTCCCGCCGCAAGCGCCAGATCGCGCGCAGCGCGCGGGCGATCAGCCAAAGGCCGAGCAGTGCCACGAGCAGGAAACTCGCGAGCTCCAGGCTGCGCACCTGGCCCATCGCGTCGCGTGCGAGCCAGCCGAGCACACCGATCAGCATCAGCACCACGACGATCGCTGTGACGCCCTGCATCAGTGCGGCTGCGGTCGACAGCCCGATGCCCCGCATCAGCGTGTGCGGGTGCGTCAGCAGGTAGGTGCTGATCACGGCCTTGCCATGTCCGGGGCCGGCGGCATGGAAGATGCCGTAGAGGAAACTTGCCAGGATCAGCGCCCCGGCGGTGCGCGCGGTGGGCGCCTCGTCCAGCTGGTGCAGCACCCCGGTGAGCTGCCGGTGCAGGTTCCGCTGCGTCTGGATGATCCAGCCGGATACGCGTTCCATGACCCCGGCCTGCTGCTCGGTCGCTTCCGGGGCAGCGGATGCGAACGGGCTGGACACGGCCGGCATGGGTGCAAGCAGCGCAAACAGCAGCAGCCATGCTGCCCCGATCAACGCGGGCAGTGGATGGCCGGAGAAAAGTGGTGAGCGTTTGCAGCGTCGCATCGGGCTACCGTGGATCGGATCGTGTGGTCAGGAGTCGCAGAGGATCAGCACGCGTTCGGCGAATGCCCGGCCGAGATCCTCGACCGGGGTGCGCTGCTTGCGGTCCAGCGTCGCGGCATAGCCGACCAGCCAGGGCTCGGGGCGCGGCGGATCCATCCGCGTGGTGCATCCCTGCCCGCCGTCTAGATGGATCACATCATCCGGGTCGTGCAGCACTTCGATCCAGTAACCGGGATCGTAGACCCGGTATTCGAGCGGCGT contains these protein-coding regions:
- a CDS encoding helix-turn-helix domain-containing protein — translated: MVERREKEPVFGHLDDVDDTGDLSAGTRLHSGNPRSEDEYAAAVVTGLSADRSKRDRVPTPDASDAGIPAVGGLNTRVPQPTPPTGDQDPLAGSPGAGMRGARERRGLDVGTLAMRTRLSRRIIEAMEANRFDSIPPAYVRGYLRAVARELGADAEGWIRAYEGMGYADPVVRPTVQRNPSGHWGLSGAVWYTMVAAILVTAFGLGIYAWTEGEPERTNPLARLVTWVGEIPSRFASAPPEPVAPDHEPLAGVSPAPAVPSDEGIGVTRGEDGRPPGPVTEPLVLEPLSGPIAPSAELETAPPLQDPAPAGARSPAAPQTVAPPRQPEPAGTDPAPATPPGVETDAPSPEVPVPDTAVTEALEPAVARPDTESAVLSLMFEDTSWVEVRSASDRVELRGIYHAGDEQRVVVELPARVVLGNAPGVRLVRDAAPLDLAPHTRGDRTARFSVEVE
- the hisS gene encoding histidine--tRNA ligase — translated: MKAIQSIRGMHDTLPETVHVWQHLEGRLRALLDAYGYQEIRLPAVEFTELFARSIGDVTDIVEKEMYTFEDRNGDRLSLRPEGTAGCVRAGIEHGLLHNQVQRLWYQGPMFRHERPQKGRYRQFHQVGMEVFGLQGPDVDAEMLAFTARLWKALGLRNLRLELNTLGTPASRLRYRERLIGYFEARRDGLDPEALRRLHENPLRLLDSKHPDTAAIAREAPTLLDDLDADSRAHFEGLRAHLDALGIAYTHNPRLVRGLDYYTHTVFEWITDELGAQGTVCAGGRYDGLVEQLGGRATPAIGLAMGLERLVSLLTGQSAAPAPEGPDIYLVVPGDDARIQALVLAERLRDTLPRLRLVLNCGGGSIKAQMKKADRTGARYAVILGPDEIAAGTAVVKALRDPGAGQLTVSQDDLAALMQARLDR
- a CDS encoding YfgM family protein — its product is MSYLTDEEKAEAIKKWWSDNGAAVIGGLVLGIAGLFGWNWWTDRQASKAEVASEIYMAVLSHVNAGQHAQASALATELVEKGRRTPYAAMGWSLIADLAVRQEDDQRAIHALEQAREAARDKGYRQVVTLRLVRHLVVGERFDEAEALLGEIRDEPFAGLRAELHGDVARARGQTERAREFYEEALAAGHNTEYLRLKLDELSA
- the bamB gene encoding outer membrane protein assembly factor BamB; amino-acid sequence: MISVALRLSLAAVLVLSLAACGLWSRDTTEPPAPLPEFAALGNPVTLWSRSIGGSGDRYLWQVQPGVTDRLVVAADARGRVTALDRDSGSPRWETRLRDVRISSGVGVGGGVAVVGTLDGEAIALNLDNGDEIWRAELSSEVLGISEVAGGLVVARTNDGRLHALDAASGSAQWTVLRTTPALSLRGAQVPLMLPGRVLASFDNGRMMMLGAGRGNALWEATLAVPSGRSDLERLIDADGHIPLYRGVAFAATYQGRLAAVALDSGDLIWAREFSSYQGGDIDPELETLVMTASDSHVWGLDPRNGGDLWQQRDLRLRGLTAPVVVGDQAVVGDYQGYLHWLSVRDGGIVARTRPGSGAIVSRPVLRDGVLYVLAANGQLSAVRARVGDD
- the der gene encoding ribosome biogenesis GTPase Der, with the protein product MIPVIALVGRPNVGKSTLFNQLTRSRDALVADLPGLTRDRQYGIGRVGGFPYMVVDTGGLSGDDDAMDAAMAQQTRQAVGEADLVLLLVDARAGLTAQDEAIARDLRAQGARALLVANKTDGLDIDSATAEFHALGLGAIVPIAAAHGRGVAGLMQRVRDTLVADAGEVAGAAVPGSDEALDRWPGIRVALVGRPNVGKSTLINRLLGEVRVVATPIAGTTRDSIFIPFERDGQDYTLIDTAGVRRRARVQDTVEKFSVVKTLQAIEAAHVVIMVLDAQAGIADQDAHLLGMVLDAGRALVLAVNKWDGLEPDLRERVRVDLERKLGFLRFARMRLVSALHGTNVGHLLEDVREAYASAFAELSTPRLSRLLESAVAEHAPPLVGHHRIKLRYAHQGGQNPPVIVIHGNQTESLPGSYRRFLENFFRTHLGLVGTPLRLEFRSGKNPFAGRRNVLTERQQRKRKRLLRHVKRR
- a CDS encoding aminotransferase class I/II-fold pyridoxal phosphate-dependent enzyme → MTTLSARAQALEPFRVMQILSQAQEREAAGADVIHLEVGEPDFPTPGPIVAAAQRALAAGRTRYTAAHGTTALRRAIADDYWRRFGLDLDPERVVVTAGASAAILLALAAGTDPGDGVLLPDPGYACNRQFVHALGARAELLPVTAEQDFQPTAGHIAAAWSAETRAVMLASPSNPTGTLLPAAEIAAISETVCARDGVLIVDEIYSRLVFDGPPQTALAVAPNALILNSFSKYYAMTGWRLGWMIVPETWTEPVRRLAQNLFVAPSTLAQEAALAAFDPETEALLQAQVRELGDRRDFLLSTLPSLGLPVRARPGGAFYIYADSTGHGLDSDALCARLLQEAAVALTPGTDFSPSSGADHLRVAYTQPRERLAEAVARIDRVLAR
- a CDS encoding AMP-dependent synthetase/ligase; protein product: MTTTVITPERAGSLAGLFRERVEASPHKVAYRQFDAARGSWTRSTWAEMACEVGRWQMALKREGLEPGDRVAMMLRNCREWITFDQAALGLGLVTVPLYTDDRPDNVAYIVEQAGVKLLLLEDRTQWQRLLPVRDRLQTVTTIVSLRGFDDDSVPGDPRLTAAADWLFGLEGDLVTRLEEPDSLATIVYTSGTTGRPKGVMLSHRALLFNAHAASRCAPLGGEDVFLSFLPLSHTLERTAGCFLPMVVGAEVVFARSIPQLAEDLRVVQPTVLVSVPRIYESVYAKIQAGLKQKSALARLLFRTTVDAGWARFEHIQQRAGWSPRLLLWPLLGRLVAHKVLERLGGRLEYAVCGGAPLPPSIARFFIGLGLPVYHGYGLTEASPVVTVNRPDENLPASIGKPLPGVEIRIGEQDELLTRSPSVMLGYWRDDEATAATIDPDGWLHTGDKARIDAQGFVFITGRIKDIIVLGNGEKVPPADMEMSIQLDPLFDQVLVIGEGRAFLSALVVLDAAAWREYARELDVNPDGDDDLRSRFVERSLLARVQAQLKDFPGYARIRRLTALREPWTIDDGLLTPTLKMKRERILARHRDDVERMYADYAES
- a CDS encoding nickel/cobalt transporter, with protein sequence MRRCKRSPLFSGHPLPALIGAAWLLLFALLAPMPAVSSPFASAAPEATEQQAGVMERVSGWIIQTQRNLHRQLTGVLHQLDEAPTARTAGALILASFLYGIFHAAGPGHGKAVISTYLLTHPHTLMRGIGLSTAAALMQGVTAIVVVLMLIGVLGWLARDAMGQVRSLELASFLLVALLGLWLIARALRAIWRLRREARSAGVGLPVGAPRATPDKDDPSAPRFARIAPDETGPSSAPRLAPAPGGPGHVHHPGCGCGTPHHVDPTQRGPWYATVFAVGIRPCSGAVLVMAVSYLLGIWAAGIAAVLAMSLGTAITVSVLAFLAVQARDWTRRLLRPTPLSGLRYAGPAVGLAGGAVIFFVGWTLFQGTLAIEPVRHPLGL